In Haematobia irritans isolate KBUSLIRL chromosome 1, ASM5000362v1, whole genome shotgun sequence, a genomic segment contains:
- the RpS7 gene encoding ribosomal protein S7, producing MIGSKIIKPGGAEPDDFEKSIAQALVELEANSDLKPYLRDLHITRAREIEFGTKKAVIIYVPIPQQKVFQKIQIILVRELEKKFSGKHVVVVGERKILPKPTRKARNPLKQKRPRSRTLTAVYDAILEDLVFPAEIVGKRIRVKLDGSQLIKVHLDKNQQTTIEHKVDTFTSVYKKLTGRDVTFEFPDNYLTM from the exons ATGATTGGCTCCAAGATTATCAAGCCCGGTGGCGCTGAGCCCGATGACTTTGAGAAATCTATTGCCCAAGCTCTTGTTGAGCTCGAGGCCAACAGTGACCTCAAGCCTTATTTGAGAGATTTGCACATTACACGTGCCCGTGAAATTGAATTTGGCACCAAGAAG GCTGTCATCATCTATGTTCCCATTCCCCAACAAAAAGTGTTCCAAAAGATCCAAATCATTTTGGTTCGTGAATTGGAGAAGAAATTCTCTGGCAAACATGTCGTTGTTGTTGGCGAACGTAAAATCTTGCCCAAGCCCACACGCAAGGCCAGAAATCCATTGAAACAAAAGCGTCCACGTTCCCGCACTTTGACCGCTGTCTACGATGCCATCTTGGAAGATTTGGTCTTCCCTGCTGAAATTGTTGGCAAGCGTATCCGTGTTAAGTTGGATGGCTCCCAATTGATTAAGGTCCATTTGGATAAGAATCAACAAAccaccattgaacataaa GTTGACACCTTCACCTCGGTCTACAAGAAACTTACTGGCCGTGATGTCACCTTCGAATTCCCCGACAACTATTTGACCATGTAA